In the genome of Saprospira sp. CCB-QB6, one region contains:
- a CDS encoding DUF819 family protein — MEPIFTNEAVVLGLLIVVLGAVFFTEKLESKGWKRFYTFVPSLLLCYFIPALLHYPLGLIAPHYFEQESLEAVLKAAEIAPPEGWGSWTYETVKTWLEEETNLDKSAYMATAKHSNLYFMASRYLLPVSLILLCLSIDIKGLVNLGPKALIMFFAASLGIILGGPAALLLTSYVAPGLVNMTPDELWRGLSTVAGSWIGGGANQTAMKEVFEVPDNIFAAMIVVDVIVANIWMGFLLYGVKISDKVDRWLKADSSAIKELEERVSDYRMSVAQMPTTYSLFIMAAVGFGGLALAHAGADWIVPLLTPFEETLNEIGLSSLLSGFFWLIVLATTYGLVLSFTPARKLEGLGASRWGSLFIYILVATIGMKMNLGEVIKNLGLFAIGICWMLVHVGILLLVAKLIRAPFFFVAVGSQANVGGAASAPIVASAFSPALAPVGVLMAVLGYALGTYGAIICALMMQAIAT; from the coding sequence ATGGAACCGATATTTACGAATGAGGCCGTTGTTTTGGGCTTGTTGATTGTCGTTTTAGGCGCAGTCTTTTTTACCGAAAAGTTAGAGAGCAAGGGCTGGAAGCGTTTTTATACTTTTGTGCCTTCTTTGTTGCTTTGTTATTTTATTCCCGCGCTTTTGCATTATCCTTTGGGCTTGATTGCCCCGCATTATTTTGAGCAAGAGAGCTTGGAAGCCGTATTGAAGGCGGCAGAAATTGCGCCTCCAGAGGGCTGGGGGAGTTGGACCTATGAAACGGTAAAAACTTGGTTGGAGGAAGAAACCAATTTGGATAAGTCGGCTTATATGGCCACGGCCAAGCACTCTAATTTATATTTTATGGCCTCTCGTTACCTCTTGCCCGTCAGCTTGATTTTACTCTGTTTGAGCATTGATATTAAGGGCTTGGTCAATTTGGGTCCCAAGGCTTTAATTATGTTTTTTGCAGCCAGTTTGGGGATCATTTTGGGTGGACCAGCGGCTTTGTTGCTCACAAGTTATGTTGCTCCAGGTTTGGTGAACATGACGCCCGACGAGCTTTGGCGAGGATTATCTACGGTGGCGGGGAGTTGGATTGGCGGCGGTGCCAACCAAACGGCTATGAAAGAGGTCTTTGAGGTGCCCGATAACATCTTTGCTGCCATGATTGTGGTGGATGTGATTGTGGCGAATATTTGGATGGGCTTTTTGCTTTATGGCGTCAAGATTTCGGATAAGGTAGACCGCTGGCTTAAGGCCGATTCTTCGGCTATCAAAGAGTTGGAAGAGCGGGTGAGCGATTACCGAATGAGTGTGGCCCAAATGCCAACCACCTACAGTCTCTTTATTATGGCGGCGGTGGGCTTTGGCGGCTTGGCCTTGGCACATGCTGGAGCCGATTGGATCGTTCCGCTATTGACCCCTTTTGAGGAAACACTGAATGAAATTGGCCTAAGTTCTTTGCTTTCAGGCTTTTTCTGGCTGATCGTTTTGGCCACCACTTACGGCTTGGTTCTCTCCTTTACGCCCGCCCGAAAACTAGAGGGTTTGGGCGCTAGCCGTTGGGGGTCTTTGTTCATTTATATTTTGGTGGCTACCATTGGTATGAAAATGAATTTGGGCGAAGTCATTAAAAATCTCGGTCTTTTTGCCATTGGCATTTGCTGGATGTTGGTGCATGTGGGCATTTTGCTTTTGGTCGCCAAATTGATTCGCGCTCCTTTCTTTTTTGTGGCCGTGGGGAGTCAGGCCAATGTTGGAGGGGCCGCTTCTGCCCCCATTGTGGCCTCTGCTTTTAGTCCCGCCTTGGCGCCTGTAGGCGTATTGATGGCCGTTTTGGGGTATGCTTTAGGCACCTATGGGGCCATTATTTGTGCCCTGATGATGCAGGCAATAGCCACCTAA
- a CDS encoding gliding motility-associated C-terminal domain-containing protein gives MSSPLRLVFRYFAVILLSLFCLPQLYASHGVAVDLTYECIDPAIGQYQFTLVYYRDCDGITPSATSLTVSGGAGCGVNSNITLSQVSVTDQSQLCDPSTSSCNGGSQPGVEQYIYQGVATIGTGCSNLVVSFSECCRTSAITNLSSTGTTYVETVINSNHPQWGAPCNSSPQFGRIPVLYTCAGQPAFYSHDAQDPDGDSLVFSISEPLDGASSSIAYSAGFSSTEPFCTNNTFTLDQSTGQIAFTPCANQSQYAVVGFTIEEYRNGTLINTTRREVVIVVLNNCTNTSSQVDSFTVNQGVLDTTGLVAAINVCGGNQLDLCLNVSDPDVVDSLSISSNVGSIIPGATYTVTYPTANFNEAIVCFTIPTDSVATGSYTFVTFIEDNACPISAQQAISYRLDLENLQLELSKEFICPNSIDTIGLEAIGFGGASAPGTYSWSPAALFDNPNVYNPTAYVLDTVDLICTYTDGSCVQHDTVEVSAPFPAVINPIPDVTVCNGNSAQVFASVQPGPGPQSFTLSGTATIQPDSILDIPINTSGIAPVDILSTSIQSVCLDMSCGNGFIRDLNLFLISPTGCVLPLMNGQGGINDKALAGVCFTPDATQAITAYNTPFSNIPDNSSFIPVGANGFGGLNGCAANGQWVLRIQHNLAPSLGGVPCTVTNWSITFNDQSAASFYWSPNYNISCTNCDSSIISPTVDTQYQVIAQNTFGCSDTTSFNAIIDTAYPAPIIVCDSVTATDVYFSWQPIFGSGGYSISVNGGPAFTQAVTNTTYSVGGLTPGQCVDLTIYALSGGSCADGPSTTHSCCASGCINPITSSTPASCNGASDGTATVALTFATPPIVYQWDAAAANQTTSTATNLAAGSYSVTISEGTGCTATATVVVSEPTVLQVTNAVSSNYNGQDVSCATASDGEATATVNGGTAPYTYVWSNGQVSSTVTNLTAGIACCLTVTDNNGCTATDCITLTAPTPISATTTTTDVNCFGGADGTASVTAIGGTVAVDYSYSWSTSPMQTTATATGLAAGTYTVTITDDNGCSITETATVIEPTATVTATAGVISNYNGQDISCAGSCDGEAEVFPTGGTPATTGYLYLWPNGQTTAIATNLCVGTYSVTVTDSLGCSAVTSVTLTEPISLQSNMQSSTDVSCNTGSDGTATVAVTNGTAPYTYNWSDILGQATATATNLSAGQYFVTITDINGCQTLDSVVIGEPTAVSVSLAVNSNYNGQDVSCNGSSNGEVIATAAGGTSGYTYLWDANTGNQTTAAVTGLSANTPYCVTVTDANGCTTTDCITLTEPTALTGTTTTTDALCFGGADGTATVVLADGTAPYTYLWSDASAQTTQTATGLAAGSYSVTCEDINGCQIVLTAIVGEPATAVSATTTTTDALCFGSADGTVTVLPVGGTAPYTYLWDATTGGQTTQTAIGLATGTYCVTVTDAHGCTFTICETVADGIAIQLATTTTAALCFGSADGSATVTATGGASGYSYLWSTAASSQITATATGLVAGSYDVTVTDANGCAVDTTVVVNEPTALTNPTFNSTTISCNGLTDGTATVSTTGGTQPYTYLWDNGQTTQTATGLASGMESVTITDANGCFIIDSVNITEPTPIVSTLVADSISCYGLNNGQITATTTGGQPPYTYNWSNSQSGFQISNLLTGPYDVTVTDANGCSVTLSAFVGEPASAVVVNIINPVNPICAGDSDGEMTADALGGTPNYTFVWSDGQTTATADGLAPDTYAVTATDARGCMASASATITAPSPIVLNVQQYSNYNGAAISCPGASDGAAQVTASGGVSPYVYAWSGPQAQNGTLATNLAAGTYAVTVTDASGCTAIDSISLADPVPLDATIQQVNVFCANDCDGQIIATAVSGTGTLGVNGYEYRILGPGQTGNVFSSNNNFTGLCAGTYTVEVRDGNNCVLPVSVTITEPTAIQLSLSDTDVSCSGGSDGTATVSATGGTAPYSYNWDNGMTAATITGLLAGTYEVTVTDANGCDMVSTTEVEEPAALTASMSGNEPSCNGSTDGTVAVMVQGGTLPYTYFWSDGQGTATAVGLSAGTHSVTVTDGNACQLVESYVLGEPTLLTTSITTNAAACAGANSGSATAVPTGGTAPYTYLWSDGQTTATATNLAPGAYSVVVVDSQGCSVTDQVLLQNPDPVVLSFVSSVNPSCHGDMDGSATVVATGGAAPYSYAWPNGEMTASATSLAGGQHTVTATDANGCSTTLTVNLVEPALLVVDTIRTTGVNCKGGSDGTATAFLTGGTLPYSFAWSNGMTGQSISGLAAGTYVLTVTDANGCQTLSQVIVMEPTSALVATLNTADALCFGGASGQITAIVSGGTPNSNGDYTYAWSNGASTDVNSNLSIGTYSVTITDGNGCSVVRTATVNESSGITSQIVNVTDASCAGSADGSAQVTASGGTGTLSYQWSDPLGQTTNVATGLSAGTYYVSVTDLNGCTQVDTAVVGEALALSITVAIEDASCYGESTGSISITNSNEPLQASYWSNGVVGTSITNVAAGEYEVVVQSINGCVDSFSYVVGEPSELSVSLNQVRAVDCYNNSTGALGSTVEGGISPYVYIWSNGLATPSLDSIAAGNYTLNVEDANGCKADTSINLANPTEVGIGNLSIRGVACVDDANGSIQVDGIGGSTLLGGYTYSLDSVNFTGGNLFVGLESGIYPLYIRDNNGCMYDTLVTVEAADPFFLTSFGPALDSGEVEYVLEYGDTLTLFADLNDTTGAIWAWTEINSGALVDSSLTTSLTPYDAGIYQFTATNASGCVQDSSIVVKMVKPRNAAAPTAFTPNSDGNNDRFFVQADEKVEQILSFRVYDRWGELVYEGLNLDPNDPLQGWDGSFKGKPMNSGTFAWSAEVLYIDGETTVIKGAVNLLR, from the coding sequence ATGAGCTCCCCTTTACGATTAGTTTTTCGGTATTTTGCCGTTATTCTTCTCAGCCTGTTTTGTCTGCCACAGCTTTATGCTTCGCATGGAGTAGCCGTAGACTTAACCTATGAATGTATTGATCCTGCAATAGGGCAATATCAATTTACTTTGGTCTACTACCGAGATTGTGATGGGATTACTCCCTCTGCCACCTCGCTTACTGTTTCAGGAGGAGCTGGTTGTGGAGTAAATAGTAACATTACGCTTAGTCAGGTTTCTGTAACGGATCAATCACAGCTTTGTGACCCTAGTACTTCTAGCTGTAATGGTGGAAGTCAGCCAGGGGTAGAGCAATATATCTACCAAGGTGTCGCCACAATTGGTACGGGTTGTTCTAATTTAGTCGTTAGCTTTAGTGAATGTTGTCGAACTTCGGCAATTACAAACTTAAGTAGTACAGGAACAACTTATGTAGAAACTGTAATTAACTCGAATCACCCACAATGGGGGGCGCCTTGTAACAGCAGTCCTCAATTTGGACGAATTCCAGTATTGTATACTTGTGCTGGACAGCCTGCTTTTTATAGCCATGATGCCCAAGATCCCGATGGAGACTCTTTGGTGTTTTCTATTTCTGAGCCTTTGGATGGAGCTAGCAGTAGTATTGCCTATAGTGCTGGTTTTTCTTCTACAGAGCCTTTTTGTACAAATAATACCTTTACTTTAGATCAAAGTACAGGACAGATTGCATTTACGCCTTGTGCCAACCAATCACAGTATGCTGTGGTTGGATTTACTATTGAAGAGTATCGCAATGGAACGTTGATCAATACAACGAGAAGAGAAGTTGTTATCGTAGTATTGAATAACTGTACAAATACCTCTTCTCAGGTAGATAGTTTTACTGTGAACCAAGGGGTGTTGGATACTACAGGTTTAGTTGCCGCTATCAATGTTTGTGGTGGAAACCAATTAGACCTCTGTCTTAATGTTTCGGACCCAGATGTTGTTGATTCTTTGTCAATTAGCTCTAATGTTGGAAGCATAATTCCTGGTGCAACTTATACTGTTACCTACCCTACCGCCAACTTTAATGAGGCGATAGTGTGTTTTACTATTCCAACAGATAGTGTTGCCACAGGATCTTATACCTTTGTTACTTTTATAGAAGATAATGCCTGTCCTATTTCAGCTCAGCAGGCTATATCTTACCGATTAGATTTGGAGAACCTGCAATTAGAGCTCAGTAAGGAGTTTATTTGCCCCAATAGTATAGATACAATTGGATTAGAGGCAATTGGTTTTGGTGGCGCATCGGCTCCAGGGACTTATTCTTGGTCTCCAGCTGCGCTCTTTGATAACCCCAACGTCTATAATCCGACTGCTTATGTTTTAGATACAGTGGATCTCATTTGTACTTATACAGATGGTTCATGTGTACAGCATGATACCGTAGAAGTTAGTGCACCTTTTCCAGCTGTAATCAATCCGATTCCTGATGTAACGGTTTGTAATGGAAACTCTGCACAAGTATTTGCTTCTGTTCAGCCTGGCCCTGGGCCACAATCTTTTACACTTAGTGGAACAGCAACCATTCAGCCTGACTCGATTTTAGATATTCCTATTAACACTTCTGGAATTGCTCCTGTAGATATCCTATCTACTTCTATTCAGTCTGTTTGTTTAGATATGAGTTGTGGAAATGGTTTTATAAGAGATCTTAATCTCTTTCTCATTTCTCCTACAGGCTGTGTTCTTCCTTTGATGAATGGTCAGGGAGGGATTAACGATAAGGCATTAGCAGGGGTTTGCTTTACACCAGATGCTACTCAAGCTATTACTGCTTACAACACGCCCTTCTCAAATATTCCTGATAACTCTAGCTTTATTCCTGTAGGAGCCAATGGATTTGGTGGATTGAATGGCTGTGCGGCTAATGGACAGTGGGTGTTGCGGATTCAGCATAACCTTGCCCCTAGTTTAGGTGGAGTACCTTGTACTGTAACTAATTGGAGCATTACCTTCAATGACCAATCTGCAGCTAGTTTCTATTGGTCACCTAACTATAATATTAGCTGTACAAATTGTGATAGCAGTATTATTTCACCAACTGTAGATACACAATATCAGGTTATCGCTCAGAATACCTTTGGATGTAGTGATACGACTAGCTTTAATGCAATAATTGATACTGCTTATCCAGCACCTATCATTGTTTGTGATTCTGTTACAGCTACTGATGTATATTTTTCTTGGCAGCCTATTTTTGGCTCAGGTGGATATAGCATCAGTGTAAATGGAGGGCCAGCTTTTACACAGGCAGTTACTAATACAACTTATTCTGTGGGTGGCCTTACCCCAGGACAATGTGTAGATTTGACTATCTATGCACTTTCTGGAGGAAGCTGCGCTGATGGACCTTCTACAACCCATTCTTGTTGTGCTTCGGGTTGTATTAACCCAATTACCTCTAGTACGCCCGCAAGTTGTAATGGCGCTTCAGATGGTACAGCTACAGTAGCTTTGACCTTTGCTACACCTCCTATTGTTTATCAGTGGGATGCTGCTGCTGCTAATCAAACAACATCAACAGCTACAAACTTAGCGGCGGGAAGCTACTCGGTAACTATTTCAGAAGGTACGGGTTGTACAGCTACCGCAACAGTAGTTGTCTCAGAGCCTACGGTTTTGCAAGTGACAAATGCAGTTAGTTCTAACTATAATGGTCAAGATGTTTCTTGTGCTACTGCCTCAGATGGAGAGGCCACCGCTACAGTTAATGGAGGTACAGCCCCTTACACTTATGTTTGGTCCAATGGTCAAGTATCGTCAACTGTTACTAACCTTACTGCGGGCATAGCTTGTTGTTTGACAGTAACAGATAATAATGGATGTACAGCTACAGATTGTATTACGCTTACAGCTCCCACACCAATTAGCGCAACAACTACAACAACAGATGTAAATTGTTTTGGTGGTGCTGATGGTACAGCCTCGGTAACAGCAATAGGAGGAACCGTTGCTGTAGATTATAGTTATAGCTGGAGCACTTCTCCAATGCAAACTACAGCTACTGCCACGGGCTTAGCAGCAGGAACTTATACCGTAACCATTACAGATGATAATGGTTGTAGCATAACAGAAACCGCTACAGTTATAGAACCAACAGCTACTGTAACAGCTACTGCTGGAGTAATTTCAAATTATAATGGCCAAGATATCAGTTGTGCAGGTAGCTGCGATGGAGAAGCAGAAGTATTTCCTACAGGGGGGACACCTGCTACTACGGGATATTTATACCTATGGCCTAATGGTCAAACAACGGCTATTGCAACGAACTTATGTGTAGGTACTTATAGTGTAACGGTAACAGATAGCTTAGGCTGCTCTGCTGTTACTTCTGTAACACTAACAGAACCTATCTCATTGCAATCTAATATGCAAAGTAGTACAGATGTAAGCTGTAATACAGGATCTGATGGTACTGCTACTGTAGCAGTAACAAATGGTACCGCTCCTTATACTTATAACTGGAGTGATATTTTGGGACAGGCTACAGCTACAGCAACAAACCTTAGTGCAGGTCAATATTTTGTAACAATTACTGATATCAATGGCTGCCAAACGTTAGACTCTGTAGTTATTGGTGAACCTACTGCGGTAAGTGTTTCTTTGGCGGTAAACTCAAACTACAATGGTCAAGATGTAAGTTGTAATGGAAGTAGTAATGGAGAAGTTATTGCCACAGCTGCAGGAGGTACTAGTGGTTATACATATTTATGGGATGCCAATACTGGAAATCAAACTACAGCCGCAGTTACTGGCTTATCGGCAAATACGCCCTATTGTGTAACAGTTACTGATGCAAATGGCTGTACAACTACAGATTGTATTACACTTACTGAGCCTACAGCTTTAACAGGCACAACAACTACTACCGATGCGCTTTGTTTTGGTGGAGCTGATGGTACTGCTACTGTGGTATTAGCAGATGGAACGGCTCCTTATACTTATTTATGGAGTGACGCAAGTGCTCAAACTACACAGACTGCTACTGGCTTAGCAGCAGGGAGTTATAGTGTGACTTGTGAAGATATAAATGGTTGCCAAATTGTTCTTACAGCTATAGTAGGAGAACCTGCTACTGCAGTTAGTGCAACTACAACTACTACCGATGCGCTTTGTTTTGGTAGTGCTGATGGAACAGTTACAGTTTTGCCTGTGGGAGGAACAGCTCCTTACACTTATTTATGGGATGCAACTACTGGAGGCCAAACTACACAAACGGCTATTGGTCTAGCTACTGGAACTTATTGTGTGACAGTAACTGATGCACATGGTTGTACATTTACAATTTGTGAGACAGTAGCAGATGGGATTGCTATCCAGTTAGCTACGACAACAACAGCAGCTCTTTGCTTTGGCAGTGCAGATGGTAGTGCGACAGTAACTGCAACTGGAGGAGCCTCTGGCTACAGCTATCTTTGGTCTACAGCTGCATCGAGTCAAATTACAGCAACAGCTACTGGCTTAGTAGCAGGTTCTTATGATGTGACCGTGACAGACGCCAACGGTTGCGCTGTGGATACAACTGTGGTTGTAAATGAGCCTACTGCGTTGACAAATCCCACATTCAATAGTACAACAATTAGCTGTAATGGCTTGACCGATGGAACAGCAACAGTTAGTACTACAGGAGGTACTCAACCTTATACATACCTTTGGGATAATGGACAGACGACACAAACAGCAACAGGTCTAGCTTCAGGTATGGAGTCCGTAACTATTACAGACGCTAATGGCTGTTTTATTATTGATAGTGTAAATATTACTGAACCAACGCCAATTGTTTCTACTCTAGTAGCTGATTCGATCAGCTGTTATGGACTTAACAATGGACAGATTACAGCAACAACAACGGGTGGTCAACCCCCTTATACATACAACTGGTCTAATAGCCAATCAGGCTTCCAAATCAGTAACTTGTTAACAGGCCCTTATGATGTGACAGTAACTGATGCTAATGGTTGCTCAGTAACTTTAAGTGCCTTTGTTGGTGAACCTGCTTCGGCTGTTGTGGTAAATATCATTAACCCTGTGAATCCTATTTGCGCAGGAGATAGTGATGGAGAAATGACAGCAGATGCGTTGGGGGGAACGCCCAACTACACTTTTGTCTGGTCTGATGGACAAACTACTGCTACTGCAGATGGTTTGGCACCAGATACATACGCTGTAACTGCTACAGATGCTAGAGGTTGTATGGCTTCTGCTTCAGCTACTATTACAGCACCATCTCCAATCGTACTCAACGTCCAACAATACTCTAATTACAATGGAGCAGCGATTAGCTGTCCAGGAGCCTCGGATGGAGCGGCACAGGTGACGGCCAGTGGAGGCGTATCGCCTTATGTATATGCATGGTCTGGTCCACAGGCGCAGAATGGTACGCTTGCGACGAACTTGGCGGCAGGGACTTATGCGGTAACGGTGACGGATGCCTCTGGCTGTACGGCAATAGATAGTATTAGTTTGGCGGATCCTGTACCTTTGGATGCGACAATCCAGCAGGTGAATGTCTTTTGTGCCAATGATTGTGATGGACAGATTATCGCTACGGCCGTATCTGGCACAGGAACGCTAGGTGTTAATGGCTATGAATACCGAATATTAGGTCCTGGTCAAACGGGTAATGTATTCAGTAGCAATAATAACTTTACGGGCCTTTGTGCAGGGACTTACACGGTAGAGGTTCGTGATGGGAATAACTGTGTGTTGCCTGTATCGGTAACGATTACGGAGCCAACAGCCATACAGTTGAGTCTGAGTGATACAGATGTGTCTTGTTCAGGAGGTAGCGATGGAACGGCTACGGTAAGTGCAACAGGCGGAACGGCTCCATATAGCTACAACTGGGATAATGGGATGACTGCTGCGACGATTACAGGCCTATTGGCGGGTACTTATGAAGTGACGGTAACGGATGCGAATGGCTGTGATATGGTATCGACTACAGAAGTAGAAGAGCCAGCAGCGTTAACAGCGAGTATGAGTGGGAATGAACCTAGCTGTAATGGAAGTACAGATGGAACTGTAGCCGTAATGGTTCAAGGAGGTACGCTTCCTTACACTTACTTCTGGTCAGATGGCCAAGGAACGGCTACGGCCGTGGGCTTGTCAGCGGGCACACATAGTGTGACGGTAACAGATGGGAATGCTTGTCAGCTTGTAGAAAGCTATGTTCTAGGCGAGCCTACATTGCTGACAACCAGCATTACGACTAATGCGGCAGCCTGTGCTGGAGCGAATAGTGGAAGTGCAACAGCGGTACCGACAGGAGGCACGGCCCCATATACTTACCTTTGGTCAGATGGTCAAACGACAGCGACTGCGACGAACTTGGCGCCAGGTGCTTATTCGGTAGTGGTTGTGGATAGCCAAGGCTGTTCGGTAACGGATCAGGTTTTATTGCAAAATCCCGATCCAGTAGTATTGAGCTTTGTCTCAAGTGTGAATCCGAGCTGTCATGGAGATATGGATGGAAGTGCAACGGTAGTTGCTACAGGAGGGGCAGCCCCCTATAGCTATGCTTGGCCCAATGGCGAGATGACAGCTAGTGCTACAAGTTTAGCAGGCGGACAGCATACGGTAACGGCTACAGATGCGAATGGTTGTAGTACGACCTTAACGGTGAACTTGGTAGAGCCCGCGCTCTTGGTTGTCGATACGATTCGGACGACAGGGGTGAATTGTAAAGGGGGCTCAGATGGTACAGCGACGGCCTTCTTGACAGGGGGAACGCTACCTTATAGCTTTGCATGGTCCAATGGCATGACGGGTCAAAGTATTAGCGGTTTGGCCGCAGGTACTTATGTGTTGACGGTAACGGATGCGAATGGTTGTCAGACGCTTAGTCAGGTGATTGTCATGGAGCCAACAAGTGCTTTAGTAGCGACATTGAATACAGCAGATGCCCTATGTTTTGGAGGTGCTTCTGGTCAAATTACGGCCATTGTGAGTGGGGGTACGCCCAATAGTAATGGAGACTATACTTATGCTTGGTCGAATGGAGCGAGTACAGATGTAAACTCGAACTTGAGTATAGGAACCTATAGTGTGACAATCACGGATGGGAATGGCTGTTCCGTGGTCCGTACAGCAACAGTGAACGAGAGTTCAGGAATCACGAGCCAGATCGTGAATGTAACGGATGCCAGTTGTGCAGGTAGCGCAGATGGAAGTGCACAGGTAACAGCTTCAGGGGGAACAGGGACCTTGAGCTATCAGTGGTCAGATCCCTTGGGTCAGACGACGAATGTAGCGACGGGTCTATCTGCAGGGACTTATTATGTGAGTGTAACGGATCTGAATGGCTGTACGCAGGTAGATACGGCTGTAGTGGGAGAGGCCTTGGCCTTGAGCATTACGGTAGCGATAGAAGATGCCTCTTGTTATGGAGAGTCTACAGGTTCTATAAGCATAACGAACTCGAATGAGCCTTTGCAGGCGAGCTATTGGAGTAATGGCGTTGTAGGAACGAGCATTACGAATGTAGCGGCAGGCGAGTACGAAGTAGTGGTCCAGTCGATCAATGGTTGTGTGGATAGCTTTAGCTATGTGGTAGGCGAGCCTTCGGAATTGTCGGTGAGCTTGAACCAAGTACGGGCAGTAGATTGCTACAATAACAGTACAGGCGCCTTAGGTTCTACAGTAGAAGGCGGAATATCACCTTATGTTTATATCTGGTCGAATGGGTTGGCAACGCCAAGCTTAGACAGCATAGCTGCGGGCAACTATACGCTTAATGTGGAAGATGCGAATGGCTGTAAGGCAGATACGAGCATCAATTTGGCGAATCCGACGGAAGTAGGTATTGGCAACCTCAGTATTAGAGGCGTAGCCTGTGTGGATGATGCGAACGGAAGTATCCAAGTAGATGGAATTGGTGGCTCGACCCTATTGGGGGGCTACACTTACAGTTTGGATAGTGTAAACTTTACAGGAGGCAATCTTTTTGTTGGTTTGGAGTCGGGAATTTATCCTTTGTATATCCGAGACAATAATGGTTGTATGTATGATACGCTAGTAACAGTAGAGGCGGCAGATCCATTCTTCCTGACGAGCTTTGGTCCAGCCTTAGATTCAGGCGAAGTGGAGTATGTGTTGGAGTATGGAGATACGTTGACGCTATTTGCAGACTTGAATGATACGACTGGGGCGATTTGGGCTTGGACAGAGATTAACTCTGGGGCATTGGTGGATAGCAGTTTGACGACTTCACTGACGCCTTATGATGCGGGCATTTATCAGTTTACGGCCACGAATGCTTCGGGCTGTGTTCAGGATAGCTCGATTGTGGTGAAGATGGTTAAACCTAGAAATGCAGCAGCCCCTACGGCCTTTACGCCGAACAGTGATGGGAATAATGATCGTTTCTTTGTTCAAGCTGATGAAAAGGTAGAGCAGATTCTAAGCTTTAGAGTCTATGACCGCTGGGGCGAATTGGTGTATGAGGGCTTGAACCTTGATCCGAATGATCCTTTACAGGGTTGGGATGGTAGCTTTAAGGGCAAACCAATGAACTCTGGAACCTTTGCTTGGTCTGCAGAAGTGCTCTATATTGATGGAGAGACGACTGTGATTAAGGGCGCAGTGAATTTGCTTCGCTAG